In Modestobacter versicolor, a single genomic region encodes these proteins:
- a CDS encoding MarR family transcriptional regulator produces the protein METAAARAALPPAGVPAEDGRTRDRVGNLLLEHGPQTAAELAARLGVSAAAVRRHLDGLVAAGRVAEREAPGTQRGRGRPARHFTLTDAGRSAFPHAYDDLALTALRFVAEHGGPDAVRAVAEQQLSGLAERCSTAVESAEAAAGSGAVVDRAQVLAAALTAEGYAATASAISSGGQLCQHHCPVAHVAAEFPQLCEAETAVISKLVGTHVQRLATIAHGDGICTTHIPAPLTLRAEQRAGNKATSARPVPAGRATAPRAGASTRTTPSIDRERTPA, from the coding sequence GCCGAGGACGGGCGGACCCGCGACCGGGTGGGCAACCTGCTCCTCGAGCACGGCCCGCAGACCGCCGCCGAGCTCGCCGCCCGGCTGGGCGTCTCCGCCGCCGCCGTCCGCCGGCACCTCGACGGCCTGGTCGCCGCCGGCCGCGTGGCCGAGCGCGAGGCCCCCGGCACGCAGCGGGGGAGGGGGCGCCCCGCCCGGCACTTCACCCTCACCGACGCCGGCCGCTCCGCCTTCCCGCACGCCTACGACGACCTGGCGCTGACCGCGCTCCGGTTCGTCGCCGAGCACGGTGGCCCGGACGCCGTCCGGGCGGTCGCCGAGCAGCAGCTGTCCGGCCTGGCCGAGCGCTGCAGCACCGCGGTCGAGTCCGCCGAGGCCGCTGCCGGGTCCGGGGCCGTCGTCGACCGCGCGCAGGTGCTCGCCGCCGCGCTGACCGCCGAGGGCTACGCCGCGACCGCCTCGGCCATCTCCAGCGGTGGGCAGCTGTGCCAGCACCACTGCCCGGTGGCACACGTCGCCGCCGAGTTCCCGCAGCTGTGCGAGGCTGAGACGGCGGTGATCAGCAAGCTCGTCGGCACGCACGTGCAGCGGCTGGCCACGATCGCCCACGGCGACGGGATCTGCACCACCCACATCCCTGCCCCGCTGACCCTCCGGGCCGAGCAGCGCGCCGGGAACAAAGCCACCTCCGCACGCCCTGTACCTGCTGGTCGCGCCACGGCCCCACGGGCCGGCGCCAGCACGCGCACCACCCCCTCGATCGACCGGGAGAGGACCCCCGCATGA